The nucleotide window TGGCATCACGTTGGGTTTGCTCAGTGACTTTTGCATAATGCTGAGTGATACGAAGATCTTGATGTCCTAAAGCTGCTTGAGCACCACGAATGTTTCTCGTCTGGTTTGCATAGATTGATGCAAAAGAGTGTCTTAAAACGTGTGTAGAGCGCATGGGAAGCCCTAGTTTTTTAAAGGCATCTTTGTATGCACGTTGGATAGCATTATACTTAATCAATTCACCTTTTCTGTGAAATACCAATTGTTGTTCAGGGTTGAGCGCTTTCCATTCAGTCAGTAGTTGAACCAATTTTTCGGGCATGACAATTTTTCTAAAAACACCTGTTTTGGTGTTTTCTCGGATCTTGGGTTGTTTGGTCCAAAGATCCCAATTGCATACTCTTTTGATTTCTACTGTTTGACTTTGAAAGTTCACGCAGTCCCACATTAAACCACAA belongs to bacterium and includes:
- a CDS encoding tyrosine-type recombinase/integrase, which codes for CGLMWDCVNFQSQTVEIKRVCNWDLWTKQPKIRENTKTGVFRKIVMPEKLVQLLTEWKALNPEQQLVFHRKGELIKYNAIQRAYKDAFKKLGLPMRSTHVLRHSFASIYANQTRNIRGAQAALGHQDLRITQHYAKVTEQTQRDAIVDFEFGKIKKSNPSPDNGGMNNVISLNSKRANCVG